A section of the Castanea sativa cultivar Marrone di Chiusa Pesio chromosome 12, ASM4071231v1 genome encodes:
- the LOC142621188 gene encoding agamous-like MADS-box protein MADS9: MGRGKIEIKRIENSNNRQVTYSKRRSGIIKKAKEITVLCDAQVSLVIFGSNGKMHDYCSPSTTLIDILDKYHKQSGKRLWDAKHENLSNEIERIKKENDNMQVELRHLKGEDITSLNPKELILLEEALDNGLSSIREKQMEYLNIATKNTEMLEEENKHLTLVLHQQEMAMEANRDMNDEYQLRVREYNSQMPFAFRVQPIQPNLQERM, from the exons ATGGGGAGAGGCAAGATTGAGATCAAGAGGATTGAGAACTCAAACAACAGGCAGGTGACCTATTCAAAGAGAAGAAGTGGGATCATAAAGAAGGCTAAGGAGATCACTGTTCTATGTGATGCTCAAGTTTCCCTTGTTATCTTTGGTAGCAATGGAAAGATGCATGATTACTGTAGCCCTTCAACTAC GCTGATTGACATCTTGGACAAGTACCACAAGCAGTCTGGTAAGAGGTTGTGGGATGCTAAGCATGAG AACCTCAGCAATGAAATTGAAAGAATCAAGAAAGAGAACGACAACATGCAGGTTGAGCTCAG GCACTTGAAGGGAGAGGATATCACATCTCTGAACCCAAAAGAGCTTATTCTCTTAGAGGAAGCCCTTGATAATGGGCTCTCAAGTATCCGAGAAAAGCAG aTGGAGTACTTGAATATTGCTACAAAAAAT ACCGAGATGTTGGAGGAGGAGAATAAGCACCTTACCCTCGTTCTG CACCAACAGGAGATGGCCATGGAAGCAAACAGGGACATGAATGATGAGTACCAgctgagagtgagagagtacAACTCTCAAATGCCATTTGCCTTCCGTGTGCAGCCTATTCAGCCAAATCTACAAGAGAGGATGTAA